From the genome of Pirellulales bacterium, one region includes:
- a CDS encoding STAS domain-containing protein, protein MNYTHLRLQDQGEVLIVYFQGATLTDQSMIEQIGNELNDVALEASGNRKLLVNFQGVKFMSSAMLGKLLPLHKRCKNDKIKLKMCNISPNLMEVFKITNLTKLFDICGTEPEAVASFEKRGFFS, encoded by the coding sequence GTGAACTACACTCACTTGCGCTTGCAAGACCAGGGAGAGGTTCTGATCGTGTACTTTCAAGGGGCCACGCTGACTGATCAATCCATGATCGAGCAGATTGGCAACGAACTGAACGACGTGGCGCTCGAGGCTTCCGGAAATCGCAAACTGCTAGTGAACTTCCAGGGCGTGAAGTTCATGTCGTCCGCGATGCTCGGCAAGTTGCTACCGCTGCACAAGCGGTGCAAGAACGACAAAATCAAGCTGAAGATGTGCAACATCTCGCCCAACTTGATGGAGGTTTTCAAAATCACCAACCTCACCAAATTGTTCGACATTTGCGGGACCGAGCCTGAAGCCGTTGCGTCGTTCGAGAAGCGCGGCTTTTTCAGCTGA
- the purD gene encoding phosphoribosylamine--glycine ligase, with protein MPAMNVLVIGSGGREHALVWKLAQSPLADRIFVAPGNAGTATAAENVDISPTDFGRLIKFAKQNNIGLTVVGPEAPLTMGIVDAFTAENLRVFGPSKAAAELEGSKVFCKNLLRHADVPTGDYRVFRNAESATTFLKDRDDVPVVVKADGLAAGKGVIVCAGRTEALEAVDRIARQREFGSAGDQLVIEERLDGEEASVLAITDGRTIVTLPPTQDHKRAYDGDTGPNTGGMGAYCPAPLVDEDTLRRIEEHVLVPTIHAMKRSRRPFRGVLYAGIMLTNQGAKVLEYNVRLGDPECQPLLMRLKSDLMEVLLATTDGRLDELAPLEWDPRPAVCVVMASEGYPGKYARHRPIRGLEEAARLKDVQVFHAGTTILNDQVVTDGGRVLAVTALGTTIPAAKLNAYTAVKAIRWEGAWCRKDISDKALWKSR; from the coding sequence ATCCCGGCTATGAACGTCCTTGTCATTGGAAGCGGTGGGCGCGAGCACGCATTGGTTTGGAAGCTGGCACAAAGCCCACTGGCGGATCGCATTTTCGTCGCGCCAGGCAATGCCGGTACGGCGACTGCCGCCGAGAACGTAGATATCAGCCCCACAGATTTTGGGCGCCTCATCAAGTTCGCCAAGCAAAACAACATCGGTCTGACAGTGGTCGGTCCCGAGGCGCCGCTGACGATGGGTATTGTCGACGCCTTCACGGCCGAGAACCTGCGGGTCTTCGGTCCCAGCAAGGCGGCCGCTGAGCTGGAAGGCAGCAAGGTGTTTTGTAAGAACCTGCTGCGTCATGCGGATGTGCCGACCGGCGACTATCGCGTGTTCCGCAATGCAGAGAGCGCTACCACGTTTCTCAAGGATCGGGATGACGTACCGGTCGTGGTCAAAGCGGACGGACTGGCGGCCGGCAAGGGAGTCATCGTCTGTGCCGGTCGCACCGAGGCTTTGGAAGCGGTCGATCGCATTGCCCGCCAGCGGGAGTTTGGCTCTGCCGGCGACCAACTGGTCATTGAGGAACGCCTGGACGGCGAGGAAGCCAGCGTGTTGGCGATCACTGATGGCCGCACGATCGTCACATTACCACCGACGCAGGATCACAAGCGCGCCTATGACGGCGACACAGGGCCGAACACCGGCGGCATGGGCGCTTACTGCCCCGCGCCGCTCGTCGACGAAGACACGTTGCGCCGCATCGAAGAGCACGTGCTGGTACCCACTATTCACGCCATGAAGCGTTCGCGCCGTCCCTTTCGCGGTGTGCTATACGCAGGCATTATGCTGACCAATCAGGGCGCCAAAGTCCTGGAATACAATGTCCGTTTGGGCGACCCCGAGTGCCAGCCGCTACTAATGCGGCTGAAGAGCGACTTGATGGAAGTGCTGCTGGCGACCACCGACGGGCGACTGGATGAACTCGCGCCGTTGGAATGGGATCCGCGCCCAGCAGTTTGCGTGGTCATGGCCAGCGAGGGCTATCCTGGCAAATACGCCCGTCATCGACCCATTCGCGGTCTCGAGGAAGCGGCCCGTCTCAAGGACGTGCAAGTTTTCCATGCCGGCACGACCATTCTCAACGATCAGGTTGTGACGGATGGCGGTCGTGTGCTGGCCGTCACGGCGCTGGGCACGACCATTCCCGCGGCAAAGCTCAACGCTTACACGGCGGTCAAGGCGATCCGCTGGGAAGGAGCCTGGTGCCGCAAGGACATTTCCGACAAAGCACTCTGGAAGTCGCGTTGA
- a CDS encoding glutamate cyclase domain-containing protein, protein MQARACQRPIRPCGCDAHSSRNAHPLGSWGRPTTIVSESRMHAIPQLPIESNSRRMAAMARAPCRSAPQSLAPDRFALSSDHSLPWPAIESLVRRDPARRGVASYTNFGTPLCGGHLATAAHDLAQRARCVAIVTGFCIVDAQPPTAETDGPPGALFLASSLAALGVEVVLLTDKYGMDALQVGCDQYGLARSIIREFPLEETEIAGSGAATAPNPAESPRADNWIEQFLSDGPGARLSHLVAIERVGPSHTPRSFLAQRRAAPTSLDEFDRDVPAASRNVCHNMRGVPIDAYTGRTHRLFEAIAERYLPVTTIGIGDGGNEIGMGTIPWELLRGAITVGPAGIVACRVATDFTVLGGISDWAAYALAFAVCRLRGEASAASTHNEQSVRVLIEALVRDAGAVDGVTGRRELSVDGLPLETYLQVFSGIRDLFAGAAR, encoded by the coding sequence ATGCAGGCGAGAGCCTGCCAGCGACCGATTCGACCTTGCGGTTGCGATGCCCATAGCTCTCGGAACGCCCACCCCCTCGGAAGTTGGGGGCGGCCGACTACAATAGTCTCCGAAAGTCGGATGCACGCGATCCCACAGTTACCGATAGAGTCCAACTCGCGTCGAATGGCTGCCATGGCCCGAGCGCCATGTCGTTCTGCGCCGCAATCCCTTGCCCCAGACCGGTTCGCATTGTCGTCCGACCATTCCCTACCGTGGCCCGCCATTGAATCTTTGGTTCGCCGTGACCCAGCGCGCCGAGGCGTCGCCAGTTACACGAATTTCGGCACCCCGTTGTGCGGTGGCCACCTGGCGACGGCCGCACATGACTTAGCACAGCGCGCCCGATGCGTAGCAATCGTGACAGGTTTTTGCATCGTCGATGCGCAACCTCCGACGGCCGAGACCGACGGCCCCCCCGGTGCGCTCTTCCTGGCGAGCTCGCTCGCGGCACTGGGGGTTGAAGTCGTGTTGCTCACCGACAAGTACGGCATGGACGCCCTCCAGGTGGGCTGCGATCAGTACGGCCTCGCACGCTCGATTATTCGCGAATTCCCGCTCGAAGAGACTGAAATAGCAGGTAGCGGCGCAGCCACGGCGCCGAACCCCGCAGAATCTCCCCGTGCGGACAATTGGATCGAACAGTTCCTCAGCGATGGCCCCGGCGCGCGGCTCTCGCACCTGGTTGCCATCGAGCGGGTGGGCCCGAGCCACACCCCACGATCGTTTCTCGCGCAACGGCGGGCTGCACCGACGTCGCTGGACGAATTCGATCGGGACGTGCCTGCGGCAAGTCGCAACGTCTGCCACAACATGCGGGGTGTGCCGATCGACGCCTACACGGGTCGCACACATCGGCTCTTCGAGGCGATCGCGGAGCGCTATTTGCCCGTGACGACGATCGGTATTGGCGACGGCGGAAACGAGATCGGAATGGGGACGATCCCCTGGGAGTTGCTACGCGGTGCGATTACCGTCGGACCCGCTGGCATAGTGGCCTGCCGGGTCGCGACTGATTTTACCGTGCTGGGTGGAATCAGCGACTGGGCCGCCTATGCCCTAGCGTTTGCAGTGTGCCGACTGAGGGGTGAAGCGTCGGCCGCGTCAACTCACAACGAACAGTCCGTCCGCGTGCTGATCGAAGCCCTGGTCCGCGATGCCGGAGCAGTCGACGGCGTCACCGGCCGGCGTGAGCTAAGTGTGGACGGTCTGCCGCTGGAAACCTACTTGCAGGTTTTCTCAGGAATTCGCGATCTGTTTGCCGGTGCCGCGCGATAA
- a CDS encoding ubiquinol-cytochrome c reductase iron-sulfur subunit — protein sequence MAEKKKMSTADILAAARKGTAGGNEPATKPAPEQAQPPEAPGTEPVAAAEPAPIAAKPASGGAKPSVAEILAAARANKGAAGAAPEAAKPAAAVAKASPEKLAPKPKVERPAAASAGVAPAGAGVRDTSSILAAARAAAKPGPVTKSEAAARLKPSAPAKPAKGESAGVVPPMPAKPEYAKAKIGKAPAAPVENRRFFLGVLVGSFLAVGFSTLAATLGLWTLATLRFMFPNVLTEPPSKFKIGFPGDFPPGVVEEKFKAQFGIWPVNVEYKGLRQIVALKTVCTHLGCTPNWLEAEQKFKCPCHGSGFYKDGVNFEGPAPRPLERYAIRLSDDGQLEVDKSRTFQEELGQWNDPGCFVQV from the coding sequence ATGGCAGAAAAAAAGAAAATGTCGACGGCCGACATTCTGGCGGCCGCTCGCAAGGGTACTGCTGGTGGCAATGAGCCCGCGACCAAGCCAGCTCCGGAACAAGCACAACCTCCTGAGGCGCCGGGTACAGAACCAGTTGCTGCCGCAGAGCCGGCGCCGATCGCCGCCAAGCCCGCCTCCGGTGGTGCAAAGCCGAGTGTCGCCGAGATTCTGGCAGCGGCTCGTGCGAATAAGGGAGCCGCAGGAGCGGCCCCAGAAGCTGCCAAGCCAGCTGCGGCAGTCGCCAAGGCTTCGCCTGAAAAACTGGCACCCAAGCCGAAGGTCGAAAGGCCCGCTGCCGCGTCAGCGGGTGTTGCGCCCGCAGGCGCGGGCGTGCGCGATACATCGAGCATTCTCGCTGCGGCTCGCGCTGCCGCGAAGCCGGGGCCTGTCACCAAATCAGAAGCCGCTGCGCGCCTTAAGCCCTCTGCTCCGGCCAAGCCCGCTAAGGGCGAGTCGGCGGGCGTGGTGCCGCCAATGCCTGCCAAGCCGGAATACGCCAAGGCGAAGATTGGTAAAGCGCCGGCCGCGCCTGTGGAGAATCGACGATTCTTTCTTGGCGTTTTAGTCGGATCGTTCTTGGCGGTTGGATTTTCGACACTGGCGGCAACGCTGGGCCTGTGGACGTTGGCAACGCTTCGGTTCATGTTCCCTAACGTGCTTACCGAGCCGCCCAGCAAGTTCAAGATTGGATTCCCTGGCGATTTTCCTCCCGGAGTCGTCGAGGAGAAGTTCAAGGCGCAGTTCGGTATCTGGCCGGTCAATGTTGAATACAAGGGTTTGCGGCAAATCGTCGCTTTAAAGACCGTTTGTACGCACCTGGGCTGCACACCGAATTGGCTCGAAGCCGAGCAGAAATTCAAATGTCCCTGCCACGGCAGCGGCTTTTATAAAGACGGAGTCAATTTTGAAGGTCCGGCGCCGCGACCGCTTGAACGGTATGCGATTCGTCTGTCCGACGATGGTCAGCTAGAGGTCGACAAGAGCCGAACGTTCCAAGAAGAGTTGGGTCAGTGGAACGACCCGGGCTGCTTCGTGCAGGTTTAA
- a CDS encoding cytochrome b N-terminal domain-containing protein, with the protein MSLGEAIRNSQVWKSVFRHPMPLDRRNRIVVMLTNFFLHLHPVSIKKQGIALSYTWCMGGVTFFLFLVETVTGVLLMFYYRPTLEWAYNDILSLRDVTSLGIMRELHRWGAHAMVITTWLHMYRVFLTGSYKPPREFNWVVGVLLLLLTLLLSFTGYLLPWDQLAIWAITVGSNMARATPIMGHEGPGAKLLNVGGISMITNASDARFVTIGARFVGEDTLNRFYVLHCIAIPLAVALLLAIHFWRVRKDGGISGPL; encoded by the coding sequence ATGTCGCTCGGCGAAGCCATTCGTAATTCGCAGGTTTGGAAGAGCGTTTTTCGTCATCCGATGCCGCTCGACCGACGGAATCGCATCGTCGTGATGCTGACCAACTTCTTTCTGCACCTGCATCCGGTATCGATCAAGAAGCAGGGCATCGCGCTGAGCTACACCTGGTGCATGGGCGGGGTGACCTTCTTTTTGTTTCTGGTAGAGACGGTTACCGGCGTGCTGTTGATGTTCTATTACCGGCCGACGCTGGAGTGGGCTTATAACGACATTCTCTCGCTACGCGATGTGACCAGTTTGGGCATCATGCGCGAACTGCATCGCTGGGGTGCGCACGCCATGGTGATAACTACATGGCTGCACATGTACCGCGTATTTCTCACAGGCAGCTACAAGCCGCCGCGGGAATTTAACTGGGTAGTAGGCGTGCTCTTGCTGCTCTTAACGTTACTGCTTTCGTTCACCGGCTATCTGCTTCCCTGGGATCAGTTGGCCATCTGGGCCATTACGGTCGGCTCGAACATGGCCCGCGCCACGCCGATCATGGGTCACGAGGGTCCTGGGGCCAAGTTATTGAATGTCGGCGGCATTTCAATGATCACCAATGCCTCGGACGCGCGATTCGTTACCATTGGCGCGCGTTTCGTCGGCGAGGATACGTTGAATCGATTCTACGTGTTGCACTGCATTGCGATTCCGTTGGCCGTGGCTCTGCTCTTGGCGATCCACTTCTGGCGGGTGCGGAAAGACGGCGGAATCAGCGGGCCGCTGTAG
- a CDS encoding methylamine utilization protein produces MAKLTSRNSLACVICLTVFSLTVVSGGAGTVSAQWGNLKGQFIYNGKAPEPKKLDTTKEPVCVPHNLVDESLLVAPDGGIKNVVIFVRTKKADLKINPALGEPPAQIEIDNKNCRFEPHLLVLQVGQTLLVKNSDPFSHNSNVTEIGGQGANPLIAPGKEATYKYVRSQMVPQPVACNIHPWMRAFVLPRDNPYFAVSSADGKFEIKDLPVGKLEFQVWQEKAGNVDTKEWPKGRFTMDIKAGDNDLGTVKLDPKLFNK; encoded by the coding sequence ATGGCAAAGCTAACTTCGCGAAACTCGCTAGCGTGCGTAATCTGTCTTACGGTATTCAGTCTTACTGTGGTCTCGGGGGGCGCGGGCACCGTCAGCGCTCAGTGGGGCAACCTGAAGGGACAGTTCATCTATAACGGCAAGGCGCCTGAACCCAAGAAGCTGGATACGACCAAAGAGCCCGTTTGCGTGCCGCACAATCTGGTGGATGAGTCGTTACTAGTTGCGCCTGACGGCGGCATCAAGAACGTGGTGATATTCGTCCGCACCAAAAAGGCCGACCTGAAGATCAACCCTGCGCTGGGCGAGCCGCCGGCCCAGATTGAGATCGACAATAAGAACTGCCGATTCGAGCCGCACCTGCTGGTGTTGCAAGTCGGTCAGACCTTGTTGGTGAAGAACTCGGATCCGTTCTCGCACAATAGCAACGTTACTGAAATCGGCGGACAGGGGGCGAACCCGTTGATTGCTCCGGGCAAAGAAGCCACTTACAAGTACGTCCGCTCGCAAATGGTTCCGCAGCCCGTGGCGTGCAACATCCATCCCTGGATGAGGGCTTTCGTGCTGCCACGTGACAACCCGTATTTCGCCGTATCGAGCGCGGACGGCAAGTTCGAGATTAAGGACCTGCCAGTCGGCAAGTTGGAGTTCCAGGTATGGCAGGAAAAGGCTGGCAACGTCGATACTAAGGAGTGGCCCAAGGGACGCTTCACGATGGACATCAAGGCCGGCGACAATGACTTGGGTACCGTCAAGCTCGATCCGAAATTGTTCAACAAGTAA
- a CDS encoding cytochrome c: MKRYSFISWRCVGLVVAATVLPAVAGCTKVDPPVFHLNLQGRDPHDFLLTGKEKDQAERDAKQQNATSLDAVATVLYAMFGEPNAPFVLPETGLDPRKIELAAGRTGGDETGRQGGLYRQHCAHCHGISGDGAGPTAAFLNPYPRDYRQGAFKFKSTARADKPTTEDLHRILHEGIAGTAMPSFLLLADDEIDALSEYVKYLSIRGQTEQLLLIKVLDDGDSIDFKQVKLSELVSEYVTPIAETWASAESAIVVPPDRPPVDTPEQLADSIAKGAELFRGAKAQCAKCHGPTALGDGSEELLFDDWNKVKQFADLAKKIADAEAIEDRTERSETLSDLQTKLTVEDYKWLLPQQQIQPRNLRLGTYRFGRRPVDLYRRIFAGVNGTPMPQAGADANNPSGLTPEEIWHIVAYVRSLPYDKMSEPGVGKGKLAGLNGWHE, translated from the coding sequence ATGAAAAGATATTCGTTCATTTCCTGGCGATGTGTCGGTCTTGTCGTTGCCGCGACCGTGCTGCCTGCGGTGGCCGGCTGTACGAAGGTCGATCCGCCTGTGTTTCACTTGAATCTGCAAGGGCGCGACCCGCACGACTTCCTGCTGACGGGCAAGGAAAAAGATCAGGCGGAGCGCGACGCCAAGCAGCAGAATGCCACATCGCTCGATGCGGTCGCCACGGTGCTGTACGCCATGTTCGGCGAGCCCAACGCGCCCTTCGTGCTGCCAGAAACCGGGCTGGATCCGCGCAAGATCGAGCTCGCGGCAGGCCGTACCGGCGGAGACGAAACGGGCCGCCAGGGCGGTCTGTACCGTCAGCACTGCGCTCACTGCCACGGCATCAGTGGCGATGGCGCTGGTCCGACGGCCGCCTTCTTGAATCCTTATCCGCGCGATTACCGCCAAGGCGCCTTCAAGTTCAAGAGCACCGCGCGAGCGGACAAGCCCACGACCGAAGATCTACACCGCATCTTGCACGAAGGGATTGCCGGCACGGCGATGCCCTCGTTCCTTCTGTTGGCTGACGACGAGATTGATGCGTTGTCCGAGTACGTGAAATACCTCAGCATTCGCGGCCAGACCGAGCAGTTGCTGTTGATCAAGGTGCTTGACGACGGAGATTCCATCGATTTCAAACAGGTCAAGCTGAGCGAGCTAGTCAGCGAGTACGTGACGCCGATCGCCGAAACTTGGGCTTCGGCCGAATCGGCCATCGTCGTTCCACCTGATCGCCCGCCGGTGGATACGCCGGAGCAGTTGGCTGATTCTATTGCCAAGGGGGCGGAGTTATTCCGCGGCGCCAAGGCGCAATGTGCCAAGTGCCACGGTCCGACGGCGCTCGGGGACGGCAGCGAGGAGTTGCTGTTCGACGATTGGAATAAGGTCAAGCAATTCGCCGACCTGGCGAAGAAGATCGCCGACGCCGAAGCGATCGAGGACCGCACAGAGCGCTCGGAGACCCTCAGCGACTTGCAAACCAAGCTGACTGTCGAGGATTACAAGTGGCTCTTGCCTCAACAGCAGATCCAACCGCGCAATTTGCGTCTGGGAACGTATCGGTTCGGGCGCCGACCGGTTGATCTTTATCGACGGATCTTTGCTGGTGTGAACGGTACACCGATGCCACAGGCGGGAGCCGATGCAAACAATCCGAGCGGGCTCACGCCGGAGGAAATCTGGCACATCGTCGCTTATGTCCGCTCGCTGCCGTACGACAAGATGAGCGAGCCGGGAGTCGGCAAGGGAAAGCTAGCCGGACTCAATGGATGGCACGAGTAA
- the coxB gene encoding cytochrome c oxidase subunit II, with the protein MGRFWSLLFLAVPVFGVAAFVWAPGAGYWLPRDVSEHGHQIDHLWTFILILTGLVFVATEVLLFWFLWRYDGAKNADPVKYTHGSHNLEVIWTILPAATLLFIAIYQMNAWADVKIRNPGSEGLPVTVEVTGRQFEWRLRYPGKDGKLGTPDDIYHVNDLHVPVNEEILVSLKSQDVLHDFFLPNLRIKQDAVPGMAIPVWFKATERGTFDLVCAELCGWGHYKMKGRLTVNSREDYDEWLDKMFAAQEATK; encoded by the coding sequence GTGGGTAGGTTTTGGAGCTTGTTGTTTCTTGCGGTGCCGGTCTTCGGCGTGGCCGCATTTGTGTGGGCCCCCGGTGCCGGCTATTGGTTGCCGCGGGACGTATCCGAGCATGGACACCAGATCGACCACTTGTGGACGTTCATCTTGATCCTTACGGGGTTGGTGTTCGTTGCCACCGAGGTGCTGTTGTTCTGGTTCTTGTGGCGATACGACGGCGCAAAGAACGCAGACCCCGTGAAGTACACGCACGGCAGCCATAATCTGGAAGTCATCTGGACCATTCTGCCGGCCGCCACCCTGCTATTCATTGCCATCTATCAAATGAATGCGTGGGCGGATGTAAAGATTCGCAACCCGGGAAGCGAGGGATTGCCCGTCACGGTCGAGGTCACCGGGCGACAGTTCGAGTGGCGTCTTCGTTACCCGGGCAAGGATGGCAAACTCGGCACGCCAGACGACATTTACCATGTCAATGACCTGCATGTGCCGGTAAACGAAGAGATCCTGGTCTCGTTGAAGAGCCAGGATGTGCTGCACGATTTCTTCTTGCCGAATTTACGCATCAAGCAGGACGCTGTGCCCGGCATGGCGATTCCGGTCTGGTTCAAGGCGACGGAACGCGGCACGTTCGACCTGGTTTGTGCCGAGCTATGCGGTTGGGGTCATTACAAGATGAAGGGCCGGTTGACCGTCAATTCCCGTGAGGATTACGACGAGTGGCTGGACAAAATGTTTGCGGCTCAAGAGGCGACCAAATGA
- a CDS encoding cbb3-type cytochrome c oxidase subunit I — protein sequence MSTSALGSHAHDASHGHEQAHAAGFLRTYVFSLDHKVIGIQFLFSTLLWFVVGGLLALAVRWQLAWPWSSMPIVGPMLFSAEGGQISPEFYTMLFTMHASVMIFFVIIPILAGAFGNFLIPLMIGADDMAFPTLNMLSYWFMWPAFICMIGSFFVTGGAASSGWTAYPTLSAVWGAAPGSEMGQNLWLIGLIFVGISSMMGSVNYMTTIIQMRAPGMTMFRMPMTIWAMFITAILQAFALPVLTAALFMQLLDRTIRTGFFIPEGLIVNNASTGAGGGQTLLWQHLFWFYSHPAVYIMILPAMGMVSDIIACFARKPLFGYKPMVYSISGIAGLGFIVWGHHMFMSGMNPYLGMTFMVSTMFIALPSAVKVFNWLGTIWGARIQFTTPMLFALSFVSMFIIGGLSGIFMAATPVDIFIHDTYFIVGHIHYVLFGGTAFGVFGGIYFWFPKMFGRMMNEFWGKVHFFLSFVFFNGTFYTMHILGAGGFPRRLADPYHYASFRNMQSLNEFMTICALGMGASQIIFAINFFYSIFYGAKVGRNPWHANSLEWFAPSPPGHGNFDAQPIVYRGPYEYGSPEVSTDYYPQTQPPPEGFTPTDDHGHGGH from the coding sequence ATGAGTACTTCCGCTCTCGGTTCCCATGCTCACGACGCGTCCCACGGGCACGAACAGGCCCATGCGGCCGGCTTCTTGCGCACATATGTCTTTTCGCTGGACCATAAGGTCATCGGCATCCAGTTCCTGTTCTCGACGCTGCTGTGGTTCGTCGTGGGGGGACTGTTGGCGCTGGCCGTGCGGTGGCAGTTGGCGTGGCCGTGGAGCAGCATGCCCATCGTGGGGCCGATGCTCTTTTCGGCCGAAGGAGGGCAGATTTCGCCCGAGTTCTACACGATGCTGTTTACGATGCATGCCTCGGTGATGATCTTTTTCGTGATCATTCCGATTCTGGCAGGCGCGTTCGGCAACTTCCTGATCCCGCTGATGATCGGGGCCGACGATATGGCCTTCCCCACTTTGAACATGCTCAGCTATTGGTTTATGTGGCCGGCCTTCATCTGCATGATAGGTAGCTTCTTCGTTACCGGTGGAGCGGCCTCATCGGGCTGGACAGCGTACCCCACGCTTTCGGCCGTGTGGGGGGCCGCGCCTGGCAGCGAGATGGGACAGAATCTGTGGCTGATTGGGCTGATTTTTGTCGGCATCTCGTCGATGATGGGCTCGGTCAATTACATGACCACGATTATTCAGATGCGCGCCCCGGGCATGACGATGTTTCGCATGCCGATGACGATTTGGGCCATGTTCATCACCGCGATTCTGCAGGCCTTCGCTCTGCCGGTGCTCACCGCCGCGCTGTTCATGCAATTGCTCGATCGCACGATTCGCACGGGTTTCTTCATCCCGGAAGGATTGATCGTCAATAACGCCTCGACGGGCGCCGGTGGTGGCCAGACCCTCTTGTGGCAACACTTGTTCTGGTTCTATTCGCACCCGGCCGTGTACATCATGATCCTGCCGGCGATGGGAATGGTGTCGGATATCATTGCCTGCTTCGCTCGTAAGCCGCTGTTCGGCTACAAGCCGATGGTGTACTCGATCTCGGGTATCGCCGGACTGGGATTCATCGTGTGGGGCCACCACATGTTCATGTCCGGGATGAACCCATACCTGGGCATGACGTTCATGGTTTCGACGATGTTCATCGCGTTGCCGAGTGCCGTGAAAGTTTTCAATTGGCTAGGCACGATCTGGGGCGCGCGAATCCAGTTCACCACGCCGATGCTCTTCGCGCTCTCGTTCGTGTCGATGTTTATCATCGGCGGGCTGTCGGGCATTTTCATGGCCGCGACGCCGGTCGATATATTCATTCACGATACCTACTTCATCGTAGGGCACATTCACTATGTGTTGTTCGGCGGCACCGCTTTTGGTGTGTTCGGCGGCATCTATTTCTGGTTTCCTAAAATGTTTGGCCGGATGATGAACGAGTTTTGGGGGAAGGTTCACTTCTTCCTGTCGTTCGTCTTCTTCAACGGCACGTTTTATACGATGCACATTTTGGGGGCCGGTGGATTCCCGCGCCGCCTGGCCGACCCGTATCACTACGCCAGCTTCCGGAATATGCAGTCGCTCAACGAGTTCATGACGATCTGTGCACTTGGCATGGGGGCGTCGCAGATCATCTTCGCGATCAACTTCTTCTACAGCATCTTTTACGGAGCAAAGGTGGGGCGCAACCCATGGCATGCCAACAGCCTGGAATGGTTTGCTCCCAGCCCTCCGGGACACGGCAACTTCGACGCCCAGCCGATCGTATACCGTGGACCGTACGAATACGGCTCGCCCGAAGTAAGCACCGATTATTATCCGCAGACCCAACCGCCTCCTGAGGGATTTACTCCGACGGACGATCACGGACACGGCGGACATTAG
- a CDS encoding COX15/CtaA family protein — MERSRGDNAGTLSASAWPHRLAVLLVCATFPLIWVGGLVTTYEAGMAVPDWPSTYGYNLFLYPWQTWLAGPWDLFIEHGHRLFGALVGMMTILLVAAAFRLDGRIWYRWATLGALALVIAQGGLGGLRVRLDQRLLAQIHGCVAPVFFAVTVALAVWSSPRWRAGRTLAQDPKQARAAARFQRLAFLTVVMAYVQLVLGSQLRHVRPSVDMATFRAAVWFHLLMAAVLAVHILLLAARGLRSFSANGYIAVPVVALAAMLMLQLGLGAGAWVVNYGWPAWFGRYEWAQQYVVSHESRTQALMTTAHVAAGSLILATSLMVALRSLLLPSARSIPVQRFVASEVLA; from the coding sequence GTGGAAAGATCGCGCGGAGACAATGCTGGCACTCTCTCGGCAAGCGCCTGGCCACATCGGCTGGCCGTGTTGCTAGTGTGCGCGACGTTCCCGCTGATCTGGGTGGGCGGGCTGGTCACGACATACGAGGCCGGCATGGCTGTGCCCGACTGGCCTTCGACCTACGGTTACAATTTGTTCTTGTATCCCTGGCAAACATGGCTTGCCGGTCCCTGGGATTTGTTCATCGAGCACGGGCATCGGTTGTTCGGCGCGCTCGTGGGCATGATGACCATCTTGCTTGTGGCCGCGGCGTTCCGTCTCGACGGTCGAATTTGGTATCGCTGGGCAACGCTCGGCGCTCTGGCTCTGGTGATCGCTCAGGGAGGTCTGGGCGGGTTACGTGTACGGCTAGACCAACGATTGTTGGCGCAGATCCATGGATGTGTCGCGCCGGTTTTCTTCGCAGTCACGGTGGCCTTGGCTGTCTGGAGTTCACCGCGCTGGCGGGCCGGTCGCACACTTGCGCAAGATCCAAAACAGGCTCGCGCGGCCGCGCGTTTTCAGCGACTGGCGTTCTTGACCGTGGTGATGGCCTATGTGCAACTCGTGCTCGGTTCGCAGTTGCGTCACGTTCGACCAAGCGTCGATATGGCGACTTTTCGCGCTGCCGTTTGGTTTCATCTGCTGATGGCCGCGGTATTGGCCGTTCACATACTTTTGCTGGCGGCACGTGGACTCCGGTCGTTCTCTGCCAATGGTTACATAGCGGTACCTGTAGTGGCGCTAGCGGCAATGCTGATGCTCCAGCTTGGCTTGGGTGCCGGTGCGTGGGTAGTCAACTACGGTTGGCCCGCCTGGTTCGGTCGTTACGAGTGGGCTCAGCAGTATGTTGTCTCACATGAGAGTCGGACGCAGGCGCTGATGACGACGGCACATGTGGCCGCAGGTTCACTGATCCTGGCCACTTCGCTGATGGTGGCGCTACGGTCGTTGTTGCTACCTTCGGCGCGATCAATTCCGGTGCAAAGGTTTGTTGCCTCGGAGGTGCTGGCATGA